DNA sequence from the Dryobates pubescens isolate bDryPub1 chromosome 8, bDryPub1.pri, whole genome shotgun sequence genome:
TCGTGGCAAAGGAGAGGAAAACCACAGGATCGAGCCAGTACTGCCTAACAAGAAGCGTGGACCTGCTCCTCAGAGGCCACCCCCACCTAAAAGAGACAAATACAGGCGACCAGACAGTTCTGCACCATTGCTTGGCACCTCCTCTGAATCTCTGCTAGCGGTGCCCAGCCAGCCCTTTCTGTCCTcatcccccagctctgctgaagtgTTAGCCAGTCACTCCTCTCTGTGtcagagtcctgcagcttctTTCAATGGCAAACTGAAGAGTGCTtatccacagcagctccagcaagcaTCCTCCACAGAGAATGTTTGTCAGCACTTAGAAGAAAAATCGCACCTTAGGTCTGATTCTGTAAATACCAAATACCGACACCTTCACAAACCTGGCATGGAGACATCAAGGTCCCCTTCTCCTCAGTTTGCACCACAGAAGCTCACTGATAAGCCTCCTGTGTCTGTACAGGATGAGAACCCAGCCAGGTACTAGATGTAACTCCTTGACTATTTTATTAACACTTTTTGCCTGGGTACAGCTTATTAATGATTTATTGATTTTCTTTAGTGAAAGCACATCCTTCAAGTTCATTAGTCATGAGCTGTCCAAGCACGTCCTAAAGAGACCTAAGACTTGTGTGAAGTTCTAATTGATACCGTTGGAGTCCTTCAGCTGATCTGTGGTTTCTCTTAGTTTGCTGAAGCTGTTCAGATGTTACAGCTGgcaggtgcccaaaactgagcacagtactcgaggtgtggcctcaccagagctgagtacaaggggacaatcccctccctgctcctgctgtacacagcatttctgatcccagccaggatgcctttggctttctttgccacctgggcacactgattgctcatattcagttgcttgttggCTAGagcccccaagtccctttctgccagacagctttccagctacaCTTCCCCatgcctgtagcattgcttgggtggttgtgacccaagtgcaggacctggcatttggccctGTTGGAGCACAGCCCGTTAATGTTGGCCCATGGATCCAATGTATCCAAGTCTCTcggtagagcctccctaccctggtgcagatcaacactcccacctaacttggtgtcatcaacttactgatgacacactccgtcttcatcaagatcatcagtaaagatgttaaatatGTCTGCAGAGGACTTGAGGCAAGCCAGTACCTATTGGGAGGTTGAACATTCATTCAGAAGCAAATATGCCATTAAAATGTAAGATACAACTTATGAACACGTGAAGTCAAAGAGCTTTTGCTATTCCTATTGAAAGTGAAGTGCAGTACAATAATGTGTAAGTTTATTTTTAAGGACAGTGACACACCCACACTTGGAGGAAAAGAGCCATATTGTGTCTTGCTCACTTCTGAAAGGCAGCAAGCGACCCAGCCAGATGAAACCAAATATTTTAGCTAGTAGGCAATGTTCCTTTAGTTGCTgtagagcttccaaacccacattATGGCAATCATTTTTAACTTTCTGCAAACTCTAAACCACTGAACTAGACTTCAGTTTCTCGTATGGTTTGCATACAGTACAGATGTTTCAGTAATGTTATTTAACATGTTATTGTCCAATTTAAAGAGCTAAGTTAGCCTCCTCTTTAAATAGTTTGCTTTACTGCATGTCCAAGGTGGCCCTTTTTGCTCTTGCAGTACATAATTTCTGCTGTAAGCATCCCTTAGTGACCCTGAAAAGGAGTATCCAGAATTATGTGTTCTCTTCTTCAGtagctggatttttttcttcttcaagtaGAAAAACAGGACACTATGGTGAAATTTGTTTATgaaatgtttgtgttttttgtgACATTTTACAAATAGATATTAAAAAAACTAAACCCAACCAGACATAAATGTTGAAGGATTTCCAGAGTTTCCATGTCTGATTATTGTTGGTTCTGTAGCTCAGCAAAGGCCCAGCCTGCAGGATGCTTCCATCGGGTCTGTTGTTTCTTCCCTTGGAAGAGCTGGGGATTGATTTGAGGCCATCACaaactccccaggcagccaagctGCCTGTCAGAACACAAGCTGAGGCCACCATTGCATCTGTATGGGCAATGAGGTTGAGCTCAAGGCATGCTTGCTTTCATGTGTGTGTCAACAAAGGGCTTAAAATGCAGGTCAGCATCACTGTTCCAAAtctggggcctggctgctgagATTGAACCTTCATGTTCATGGAAACAAACAGAGGTCCTGTACTGTGAGTGTGTGCCAGTCTGATGTTAGGATTACTGGAAAACGAGCTCACACTGTTTAACATGTGTGACCAGAAAAGAAAACTCGTGGGTGTAGTGTGTGAGATACGGTGCGAGGGGTATTCCATGACCTAGGTATCTTACCTACCTTTTTTCATATTTGGCCTTTCCTTCTAATTTGCAGATCAGAATTGAGGTGTAAGGTTCTTCCATTCCTAAAGATgaattttccttattttccagAATTGAAAGGATTATTGACAACAATACCACAGTGAAGATGGTTCCCATCAAGATAGTCCATTCTGAGAGCAGCGCAGAAAAGGAGAGCCGGCAAAGTCTTGCCAGTACCATGGAGCCTCCCGCTTTACCCAGTGGTTTGGAAAAGGACCAAATTAAAACACTCAGCACTTCTGAGCAATCCTATTCACGATTCTGTGCTTACACCAGGCAAGGTGTAGAGCCAGAGCCAGAAGCCAGAACCAAACCAGCTGACCCTCAACCAGCTGAAGAACCAGGGAGCAACCTgaaggacagcagcactgccacaccAGCAGTCAGCTATGTAAAGGCCAAAGAGAAGACCCTGGAAGACTGGAAATCGGAAGAACTAGCAAGAGAGATTGTGGGAAGAGATAAATCTCTAGCAGACATACTAGATCCTAATGTGAAAATAAAGACAACAATGGATCTAATGGTTGGTATATTCCCTAAAGATGAACACCTCTTAGAAGAAGCTCAGCAGCGCAGGAAGCTCCTGCCAAAAGTTCCTTCTCCAAAAATTTCGGAGGAGAAGTAAGTATTCCTTTCTGTAGGCCAGTAATTCCTTGTAAGCTGCTATGCAAACTGTGCCAGTATTCCCAGAGGGCTGAAGGTAAGGGTCCTCCTGCTGTTGAGGCTTGGGGCTCTTCTAAAACTTTTCCATTAGAATAGCTGTCAAGCATAGCACTGTAATGGTACCATTACTGACAGAAAAAGAACAGTGTagaacttaaggaaaaactaaCTTCTCCCATTCATAGTGATTAGATATGTtaccaaggtcatccagtctggtaAGTGGGTAGAGAAGGAACAGAATTTTAGCCTTTTTAAGTGATGACCATTTGTGAGGACAACTTGAAGTGGGCATGAAAAAAATTCCTGGACCTGAATGgtaacaaagaaaggaaagatttaAAGGCTATTGCATTTCAGATGTGTTGATGTTCTTTGGGGCTTCTGTTTCCTTGGTATGAGTTTTCCAATTAAGTTGCAGCCTTCTTAAGAATGTCATGTGCAATTCCAGGATGGAAAAGGTAAATACATGGTAGTATTCTAAATACAGCAGTTGGAAAGGGTAGTCTCTGTGGCACTACGGTCTTGCACATTAATAAAATGCAACTTCACAATTTGTTTTGGCGTGAAGTATCTTAGGTCCATTTCAGTCAGTGTAATGATGAAGGGTCTTCTGCACTGcttcagcttcagcttttggtGGGTGTGTGCTGAGTTCATACAAAATTCCCTCATAATGGGTATTTATTTATCCTAATTACAAAGCTGATGGCTTTCTGTTgaactgcttgcttgcttggtgGAAGAATCTGAAAGATTGTCCTTTCTTGTCAGCGATTAGAGTGTCAGGGCAGCTAACAAAAGTTTTGATTTTTTACCAGGAAAGAGGAGCAGAGCGTGCCATCTGCCATCTCCTTGACAACCAACTCGACTTACTACAGCACATCTGCaccaaaggcagagctgcttaTTAAAATGAAGGacatgcaggagcagcagcaacaacagcagAGTGAGGATGATTCCGAAGATGAGCTGGATCATGACTTATCAGAAAAGAAGGTAAAAGACATTCCTAAGAGTGTGCTGGGACTCTCTCAGTTGCATGCATTTCGTTAACCATGGATTTGTTCGTTAAACACCTCTAAACACAAGGCCTGCTAGATGTATAAGATCACTTGGAAAAACAGCATGGGTTTGGGGTGATATTCTGGGGAAGTGAGAGGGTGGTGTGTGTTGAGTGTCCACCTGTGCATTTAGGACCTTCATATTAGGTGCTTTTTCAGCTTACTGCATCTTTTGGAAGGTCTCAAGAGGGGATGTTTTGGGGAGGTTATTCTCAAATGCTGTTTTCCATTTTGAGCTTTCAATGTATTTCCCTCAGTTGCTATTACAAAGAAACAGCAGTGCTTACATATCTTACTGTAACTGGTGGAAGTTTTAGTTGCACCATGGTTTTTGAAGTTTAGGCCTTAAGTTTAGGTTTGTCCTGAGGGAGAAggaacacacagacacacccTTGttcacagctttttttttctctctctgtgtttttAACTCTCCactgttttttccccacttgTTACTTTCTTGGGCAACAAACTACTTTGCCCTCTACTTCTCCTACCTCTCAAATTAATAACAGTGGTGGGAGACAGCTAATCAGCTTGGTGGATTCAGTGGAAAGTATGCATGGCAAGGGAGGCACTCTACTCTTGTTCAGCCCTATCCTTTGGTGTTTTATTTTTGGTCTATGGACAACACAATGATCTTGGTATTAAAATGAGGATTGGGTGATGTTTCTGTGGTTTAAGAAAGTGTTGTCCCATGTTAAAATCACTGCACTCATCTCATTAGTGATTTGGCACAATAAAATCATAGTTCCCAGTACAGGTAAGTTGGAGGAAATGGTCTGTTTGATCAGTTAAACAGATGTAGTTTAACTGTTTATCTGGGCTTAGTAATGCAGTGGTGTGCAAATCTTTACTGTTGAAGCCGACCCTCTGCTTAACGATTTACTCCCAGGGTGAATTTGGTAATCCAGTCCCAAAGAAATGTCCTCTTATTAAACATTAGCAATATATTTAGTCACTGAGGAGAGCTTCCCACCTCTGGGTCAGTGCAGGCATGGATGCCAGTGCATTTAAGGGGGCTGTAGTGTTTTCTGTTactgctctgttttgtttttttcatctccctcagcctcccctcctcccctgtgcCCCCACTGCATTGCTCAGTCAATACagtgtgcagtgctgggggcacagtgtggttgcagcaggagggctgtgctTACCCTTGCACCAGACAGCCACTGAATCCAACAGCTGCTCTACACAGAGAAATTAAGGATTTCACTGCATTTTGAACAATGGTGCCACACGTGATGGTCACGTTCATTATTCTTGCTAGAACTGGTTTCCTTTCCATTAATTATGGAAAGTATGTATGGAGGCATGTTAAAGTGAAACCTTAGTTGTTTGCCCATCAGACTAAATACTAAaactttttaaagcaaaagtgCCATTTATTTGTGCTGCTGTTAACAGCAAAATCACATTCACCCTTTGCATACACCTCCCTACATCCCCCCAGCTCCAGGATAATACCACTAGCCATGCAAGATAGGAAGAGCTTCTGCAGAGGTTCCCTGTCTTCTCCTTTGAATATACATATGAATATATACATTTGAATATACACACATACTGCTGCTtactcctctctctgctcctccgcGTGCGGTAGGATGAAAGTACTCAGTTCAGTGGGTTTTCATCTTGGATCTTGTCAAAAACATACAAAGCTCGTGGTAAGTGGGTCAAGGCATCTTTATAAAACAGCTAGAACAGATAATAGCACATTTTATGACTTCAGTTACCTTAGGGGAGGGAGGCATGTGCTCAGAACCTCTTCCTTGATCCCTAGAAATCTGCCAATTCTCTTATGAGATGTAATTGCAGTCCACTGTGGAGCAATTGTACTCACTGTCATTCTCTGCTCTCCAAACTGGGAATGCAtggtgcttttttcccccttttgaaATAAGTGTAGGAATTTCATAGGGATgttaattttgtttcattttttaatttggGATCTCTCTGTATtcccagccagcaggagctgaatgTGTCTCATGTACTGAGTTTAATGTAGGTTTGAAACAATTATAGAATATGGAGCAGATGTTGAAGATGCTACAAGAATGATTTTGTAGTAAGCAAAATCCATGTGTGCCTGAGTAGgaatttcccccttttcctttagAAGGGTTCATCAGCTCCTGGAGAGTATAAAAATAACCAAAGAATAccaattttcttctgcttttaggCCTGAGCTTCACGTGAAATgggctgctgagctgagagcagcgCAGTTGATGTAAAGCGTGCCAAGCAGTGAACCCACCTGAGCAGTACCCTGCTGAGCTACTTTCTGTGTTGCTAGTCAGATTACTGAAAAAAAGTCAAGGTTTTATTGTTTGCTAGTGCAGGATTCACTGCTATAAATTATTCATCATTTCAAGATGTAGATGGGAGCTCTTCTGGCTAGTAGATACTGACACAGATTTTCTGCTGGTTAGCAAAAGCCTGTAGCGAGCTCACAGTTGCTGCATCCAAAGGCTGCTTCATCTGGAGAGAAAGCAATTGGTGTTCATAACCTAATTCTTAATATAGATGAAAGTCTTAGAGAGGCCAATGCATAAAGCCTTTTCACCTATAAAAAGCAGTCCTTTAGAAAAGACTAGCTCTGGCTGCTTGGGGACAACTAAATAGGATGCTTCTGGGAAAGAGGCTTTctaaagaaatgttttaaagaAATTTTGAGAGAGCTGATCTGGATTGTCAGACCAGACAGGTGAAGGTCGAGCACACACATGTGTTCAGTGGGTTTTTCATCAGTGAGaggtgcagcacagctgcagaagtgAAATACTTGCGGTAGTAACATTGAGCACAACAGCATCCTGTTGGGTGTTGGATGGTGAAACAGCAGCATTTTGTATGTGCATGtcatctgagggaactgagagTGTAGCACTGTGACCTACATAATCCAAATCAAACTGCATTTGCATttagagaagggggaaaaatcaAATCCTGCAGATTAATCAGTCAGTAAAGCAGGCATGTGTAGAACTGCTTACTACCTTAATCTTTGGGGCATCCAGACCAACAGATAACCCAAATCCAGATTAACCTGGCCTGAgtatattaaaacaaaaaaggagaaaacagcTCAGATAACCCCTGTGTTAAATTTCTACTTTCCAAAAGGCTGTTAATTTGTCAGGGTGTAGTTGCTTTTTTAAGATGGAAGGCTTGTGTTTGggcttgggtttattttgttccCAGAATAAATCGGCAGTGACTGTTCAGTGGTGTCTGAGAACAGTAGCTGCTGTCGGCATGGTTGTCACTAATCATGAAGGCTTGTAATCAGACTTGCATTTAGGAAGGGTTCCTGAAGAATGTTGTGAGtaattgagaaaaaaaaatggaagagcTAGTGTGAAATCTTGTAATTGTCATTTGGAAATCACACTAAGTGTGTGTTTAGAGAACGCTCTGGAAAATGTTCATACCTGAAATTAGCTGAATACAAATTAGGCACCTGTATGTAAATGAGTAAGCCATTTTTAGGGTGTGATTTATCTCATATTAGAGTAGATGACTACCTGAACTGACTTCCAGCCCTTGTGCACAAGTAAAAGCTAATGGATACCTAAGAAATACcaaaggcacagaggcagctgggcagcacatacGGAACACAGGTCATTGAGAGGGGAGACCTAGGCCCTTGGTCTGGTTCTGCTGATGATGCACCTGATTTGCTTTTTCTAAGCCAGGGCATGTGCACCTGGATGTTTTCACTAAAGAAACCCTGAAAAAGTGCAGGTGGGATGGTATATTCACTTGGCATAGCACAGTGACAGCCAAGGCGCTTGTGTGGTCCTTCGACAGAGCCACTTTGCACAGCTTCACACGGGGCTGCTTTATACAGTACAGAAGTAGATTTTCTTCCCTGTTCTGTGCCACAGGGATTATGATTTCCCCATGGAAATGTTGTAAGGCACTGTTAATGCTAAGATTTTCTGAGAGCGGAAGGATTGCTATTGGAGGGATGCTAATATtatgcagaaaggaagaaaaagcttgACTAGTGCCCTAGTTTTAACTGCGTCATGTGGAAAGGACAGGATTGTTTTTCTGGTACTGTTTATCTTCCTAAGCATAGCTTTTCAGAAGGGCATTATGGGCCTGGTATTTAGAGAGAGAAGGATGTGCTGTTCTTTATGCTGTTCCATAGCAGGCTTTGAAGCTGTTCAAAGAGGAAGCAGGAGTGTTTGTTGGGAGGGGTGTGTGGCGTGGTGACAGTTATTAATCTTTTGCCACAAAGGTAAATTACTTTAATACAGGTCTCAAGCTGGACATTGAAGACCTACATCCCAAACCTTTGAATCTAGTGGTATAGATCTTAGACCTATACTTACCCATGTATTTATTTGTAATGCACTCATTGTCAAAGCCACATGGGAGTGCCAGCGTATTGAAGTGCTCTGTTTCTGACATGACTTTGAGAAGTGGGGGAAAATGCAGTAGTACTAATAAATTCTCATCCCTTTTATCTTCTACAGCAAGAACTAATTGACAGCATTAGTAGgaagctgcaggtgctgagggaagcaCGGGAGACACTTCTGGAAGACATCCAAGCCAACAATATATTGGGGGAGGAGGTAGAGGCCATTGTGAAAGAAGTCTGCAAACCAAATGAGTTTGACAAATTCAAGATGTTTATTGGTGACCTCGACAAAGTGGTCAACCTCCTGCTGTCACTGTCAGGCCGTCTAGCCCGGGTGGAAAACG
Encoded proteins:
- the SHROOM2 gene encoding protein Shroom2 isoform X1 yields the protein MRLLEASGSCHCVLLGLEACFLSLLSEHFSKHTVSLQPPLSGEQTCLFSGLQRKADTGTLRENPREKRDQLDLNLDHKWKASVRPLHTQEPTVLPQETRGRSGTLPSDYRYSQENVNEKSKDCSLPHLPCSEPQNSNENHSCPSRGKGEENHRIEPVLPNKKRGPAPQRPPPPKRDKYRRPDSSAPLLGTSSESLLAVPSQPFLSSSPSSAEVLASHSSLCQSPAASFNGKLKSAYPQQLQQASSTENVCQHLEEKSHLRSDSVNTKYRHLHKPGMETSRSPSPQFAPQKLTDKPPVSVQDENPARIERIIDNNTTVKMVPIKIVHSESSAEKESRQSLASTMEPPALPSGLEKDQIKTLSTSEQSYSRFCAYTRQGVEPEPEARTKPADPQPAEEPGSNLKDSSTATPAVSYVKAKEKTLEDWKSEELAREIVGRDKSLADILDPNVKIKTTMDLMVGIFPKDEHLLEEAQQRRKLLPKVPSPKISEEKKEEQSVPSAISLTTNSTYYSTSAPKAELLIKMKDMQEQQQQQQSEDDSEDELDHDLSEKKQELIDSISRKLQVLREARETLLEDIQANNILGEEVEAIVKEVCKPNEFDKFKMFIGDLDKVVNLLLSLSGRLARVENALNNLDENTSPEERRTLVDKQKLLTQQHEDAKELKENLDRRERIVFDILANYLSEENLADYEHFVKMKSALIIEQRELEDKIKLGEEQLKCLTDSLQPERLK